From Halodesulfovibrio aestuarii DSM 17919 = ATCC 29578, the proteins below share one genomic window:
- the pstA gene encoding phosphate ABC transporter permease PstA, with amino-acid sequence MSQLIDTAGNQIVHHSPATSGACSMRHVIQKCMFTLFKLSVIINALALIIVCGFVLYYGAPAISWEFLLENPRNAMTEGGIFPCILGTIALSYGSMLIALPWGVATAIYLHEYAKPGKVVHLIRLAINNLAGVPSVVFGLFGLSLFVTVLGMGVSLLAGMLTLAALVLPLIIGASEEALRSVSPTYREASLGLGATKWQTIYRIVLPAAAPGILTGAILSVGRAAGETAAIMFTAAMFFSPLLPQSIFDSVMALPYHIYVLATAGTNIEQTRPLQYGTSLVLIVLVLSMNFMAIMLRARMQKKLS; translated from the coding sequence GTTATTCAAAAATGCATGTTCACGCTGTTCAAACTGAGCGTGATCATTAACGCGCTTGCGCTAATCATTGTCTGCGGGTTCGTACTATATTATGGCGCTCCTGCCATTTCATGGGAATTCTTACTCGAAAACCCGCGTAACGCTATGACAGAAGGCGGGATTTTCCCATGTATTCTGGGCACGATTGCCCTGTCCTACGGCTCCATGCTTATTGCACTGCCATGGGGCGTTGCCACCGCAATTTATCTTCATGAATATGCAAAACCGGGCAAAGTGGTTCATCTTATCAGGCTTGCAATTAACAACCTTGCAGGTGTCCCCTCTGTAGTGTTTGGTTTGTTCGGCCTGTCACTCTTTGTTACGGTTCTTGGTATGGGGGTTTCGCTCCTCGCAGGTATGCTTACCCTTGCGGCACTTGTCCTTCCACTAATTATTGGAGCCTCAGAGGAAGCGCTGAGGAGTGTTTCCCCCACATACCGCGAAGCCTCATTAGGACTCGGTGCCACCAAATGGCAGACTATCTACCGGATTGTACTGCCAGCTGCTGCACCGGGAATTTTGACAGGCGCCATTCTTTCTGTAGGACGCGCTGCAGGTGAAACCGCAGCAATCATGTTTACCGCGGCAATGTTCTTTTCTCCACTGCTTCCACAATCTATTTTCGACAGCGTAATGGCTCTGCCATATCACATATATGTTCTGGCTACTGCCGGTACAAATATCGAGCAAACACGGCCGCTGCAATACGGCACATCTCTTGTACTCATTGTGCTGGTACTAAGCATGAACTTCATGGCCATTATGCTCCGGGCACGAATGCAGAAAAAGCTTTCATAA
- a CDS encoding late competence development ComFB family protein: protein MDNKKYFLNEISLFNIRNRNEVRVIKIMKQVMDTPPYYKPSEKDLLDIYALSLNSLPPRYAQQGTIVLRDPVRDNEIEDAVRKAFAIVVENPKK from the coding sequence ATGGACAACAAAAAATATTTTCTGAATGAAATTAGTTTGTTTAATATCCGCAACAGGAACGAAGTGCGCGTAATCAAGATTATGAAACAAGTTATGGATACCCCTCCATACTACAAGCCATCCGAAAAAGATCTGTTGGACATTTATGCGCTATCGCTCAACTCCCTTCCTCCACGATACGCACAGCAGGGGACAATTGTTTTGCGTGATCCTGTCCGTGATAACGAAATTGAAGATGCAGTGCGCAAAGCATTTGCCATTGTTGTTGAAAATCCTAAAAAATAA
- a CDS encoding histidinol-phosphatase, producing MISVDTHIHTLYSHGKATPEEMYEAAVKKGIKVFGFSEHSVRPAGMSYPQREYREHLAAHWDTYIKKVTALKNNNDDVTVLLGIEVDWMEGNEEFIKAQLAKHDFDYVLCGIHFLENWGFDYSEADWESLNYDEQVALYKKYFETMVTMAKTGIFDTIAHPDIIKIFSCAYFSKWIATEEAQALVHQALSAVRDAGMSMEISSAGIRKSCQEIYPGEIIMGIASKLNLPISFGSDAHSTSSVAFNFDKLEEHARRFGYTESVYFQNRKMHSRPF from the coding sequence ATGATCTCCGTTGATACCCACATACACACGCTGTACTCCCATGGCAAAGCTACACCTGAAGAGATGTATGAGGCTGCTGTAAAAAAAGGGATTAAGGTATTCGGCTTTTCTGAACACTCGGTACGCCCAGCGGGCATGAGCTACCCACAACGAGAGTACAGAGAGCATTTAGCAGCACATTGGGACACCTATATTAAAAAAGTAACTGCTCTGAAAAATAACAATGATGACGTTACTGTTTTACTGGGTATTGAAGTAGATTGGATGGAAGGCAACGAAGAATTCATTAAGGCACAACTTGCAAAGCATGATTTTGATTATGTGCTTTGCGGCATCCATTTTTTAGAAAACTGGGGATTTGATTACTCGGAAGCAGATTGGGAATCTCTTAACTATGATGAACAGGTAGCACTTTACAAAAAGTACTTCGAAACTATGGTCACGATGGCTAAGACGGGTATTTTTGACACAATTGCACATCCCGATATCATTAAGATTTTCTCATGCGCTTATTTCAGCAAATGGATTGCAACAGAAGAAGCACAGGCGCTAGTGCACCAAGCACTTTCAGCTGTTCGTGATGCAGGTATGTCCATGGAGATTTCTTCAGCCGGAATACGCAAGAGTTGTCAGGAAATTTACCCGGGTGAGATTATCATGGGTATTGCCAGCAAGCTTAACCTGCCAATTTCCTTTGGTTCCGACGCTCATTCCACATCGTCCGTAGCTTTCAATTTCGACAAGCTGGAAGAACATGCGCGCCGCTTCGGGTACACAGAAAGTGTCTATTTCCAAAATAGAAAAATGCATTCACGTCCATTCTAA
- a CDS encoding phosphoribosylanthranilate isomerase produces the protein MQETQMLADCGVHCVGLPLRLPVNKEDITEDEAREIIQQTCTHILPVCITYLDKAEDIVQFCSELNITHVQLHGHVELAELQKLARIAPDLYIIKSLVIQADGSNKKALLQVVKDSAPYVDAYITDTHNSKTGADGATGLTHDWNISAELVQQSPRPIILAGGLTADNVAEAIRIVKPSGVDAHTGVEDATGRKSQTLVYKFVQEAAKAFAKLTG, from the coding sequence GTGCAGGAAACACAAATGCTTGCCGACTGTGGGGTGCATTGTGTGGGGCTGCCTTTACGTCTACCGGTCAACAAGGAAGACATCACAGAAGATGAGGCCCGGGAAATTATCCAACAGACCTGTACACATATTCTTCCCGTCTGCATCACATATCTCGATAAAGCAGAAGATATCGTCCAATTCTGCAGCGAGTTGAACATTACACATGTACAATTACATGGACATGTTGAATTGGCAGAACTGCAAAAGCTTGCGCGCATTGCACCAGATCTCTACATCATTAAATCACTTGTAATACAGGCAGACGGCAGCAACAAAAAGGCACTATTGCAAGTTGTCAAAGATAGTGCCCCCTATGTTGATGCATACATTACTGACACCCACAATTCTAAAACCGGTGCAGACGGTGCGACAGGTTTAACCCACGATTGGAACATTTCTGCCGAGCTAGTGCAGCAATCACCGCGCCCTATCATTCTCGCAGGTGGACTAACTGCCGACAACGTTGCTGAAGCAATCCGCATTGTAAAACCGTCAGGAGTTGACGCGCACACCGGTGTAGAAGATGCCACAGGTCGAAAAAGCCAGACGCTGGTATATAAATTTGTTCAGGAAGCAGCCAAGGCTTTTGCTAAACTCACAGGTTAA